A single region of the Sus scrofa isolate TJ Tabasco breed Duroc chromosome 17, Sscrofa11.1, whole genome shotgun sequence genome encodes:
- the EIF6 gene encoding eukaryotic translation initiation factor 6 isoform X1 yields the protein MAVRASFENNCEIGCFAKLTNTYCLVAIGGSENFYSVFEGELADTIPVVHASIAGCRIIGRMCVGNRHGLLVPNNTTDQELQHIRNCLPDSVQIRRVEERLSALGNVTTCNDYVALVHPDLDRETEEILADVLRVEVFRQTVADQVLVGSYCVFSNQGGLVHPKTSIEDQDELSSLLQVPLVAGTVNRGSEVIAAGMVVNDWCAFCGLDTTSTELSVVESVFKLNEAQPSTIATSMRDSLIDSLT from the exons ATGGCGGTCCGAGCGTCGTTCGAGAACAACTGTGAGATCGGCTGCTTTGCCAAACTTACTAACACCTACTGCCTGGTGGCCATCGGAGGATCAGAGAACTTCTACAG TGTATTCGAGGGAGAGCTGGCCGATACCATTCCCGTGGTTCACGCGTCCATCGCCGGCTGCCGCATCATCGGCCGCATGTGTGTGG GGAACAGGCATGGTCTCCTGGTGCCCAACAACACCACCGATCAGGAGCTGCAACACATTCGCAATTGCCTCCCGGATTCAGTGCAGATCCGGCGGGTAGAAGAACGGCTCTCAGCCCTGGGCAATGTCACCACCTGCAACGACTACGTGGCCTTAGTCCACCCAGACTTGGACAGG gaaacagaagaaatcCTGGCTGATGTGCTCAGGGTTGAAGTCTTCAGGCAGACAGTGGCTGATCAGGTGCTGGTAGGAAGCTACTGTGTCTTCAGCAATCAGGGCGGGCTGGTGCATCCCAAGACTTCAATCGAAGACCAGGATGAGCTGTCCTCTCTCCTTCAGGTCCCCCTTGTG GCGGGCACTGTGAACCGAGGCAGCGAGGTGATCGCTGCTGGGATGGTGGTGAATGACTGGTGTGCCTTCTGTGGCCTGGACACAACCAGCACAGAGCTGTCAGTGGTGGAGAGTGTCTTCAAGCTGAACGAAGCCCAGCCTAGCACAATTGCTACCAGCATGCGGGATTCCCTCATTGACAG cCTCACCTGA
- the FAM83C gene encoding protein FAM83C: protein MAGPLRGRVEELKRPWWRESSPLVLQHSEAARLAADALLERGEAAYLRVISEERELPFLSALDMDYMTSHVRGGPELSEAQGPEASGPDRLSLLSEVTSGTYFPMASDTDPPDLDLGWPEVPQATGFSPTQAVVHFQRDKAKSIKDLLRFLFSQARTVIAVVMDIFTDMELLCDLMEASSRRGVPVYLLLAQEHLRHFLEMCYKMDLNGGHLPNMRVRSTCGDTYCSKAGRRFTGQTLEKFIIIDCEQVVAGSYSFTWLCSQAHTSMVLQLRGRIVEDFDREFRCLYAESRPVEGFCGGEDALSPRAPCPRPVALAFRPGIPSTSSSPSSTSLSSIKRSPHVGHSSFLALPGGGGSSDTGMGSSSLGSAHCEANGQPALQRQLSDANHGPLLGPYRANLGKLGAFPWSQSSPALNHDSTSPVNLAGGSPLLVRPRPLLLFPRAVPPLSRLPENGVPGSQEPSPPRGRWVPGSALEAVEENKVSLSQSHGRLDLLVPFSRGREAGGPDSGATPNSGYLCPGEQVLEDRRLAPNQRYNQLDLLPQAQGAGGVPESGDPRPGHQTSEDKRLSPNHSHGQLDLLVQSSKAGDSRVTPEANSSARTGKQGPDERRQTLGHSHLDLITKFGPFRGEGPGPNDVPRPSPARKAGVDSGDEKRLTLGHSKLDLITKYHQLQGTRQGPEPGLLRGPTGGHHNGNSNGLSENEKRLTLGHSKLDLITKYNKSKFKLLRSRFES, encoded by the exons ATGGCGGGGCCCCTGCGGGGCCGAGTGGAGGAGCTGAAGCGGCCCTGGTGGCGGGAGAGCTCACCCCTGGTGCTGCAGCACAGTGAGGCGGCCCGGCTGGCGGCCGACGCCCTCCTGGAACGGGGCGAAGCTGCCTACCTGCGGGTCATCTCCGAGGAGCGGGAGCTGCCCTTCCTGAGTGCTCTGGACATGGACTACATGACCAGCCATGTGCGTGGGGGCCCAGAGCTCAGCGAGGCCCAGGGACCAGAGGCCTCGGGGCCTGACCGCCTCAGCCTGCTCTCCGAAGTCACCTCGGGCACTTACTTCCCCATGGCGTCCGACACAGACCCCCCAGACCTGGACTTGGGCTGGCCAGAggttccacaggccacaggcttTAGCCCCACCCAGGCTGTGGTCCACTTCCAGCGGGACAAGGCCAAGAGCATCAAGGACCTTCTGCGTTTCCTCTTCAGCCAGGCCCGCACG GTGATAGCTGTGGTGATGGACATATTCACCGATATGGAACTTCTCTGTGACCTCATGGAGGCCTCAAGCCGGCGTGGTGTCCCCGTCTACCTGCTCCTGGCTCAGGAGCACCTGAGGCACTTCCTGGAGATGTGCTACAAGATGGACCTCAATGGAGGGCACCTGCCG AACATGCGTGTGCGGAGCACGTGTGGGGACACATACTGCAGCAAGGCAGGCCGCCGCTTCACGGGACAGACCCTGGAGAAGTTCATCATCATTGACTGTGAGCAGGTGGTGGCGGGCAGCTACAG CTTCACCTGGCTTTGCAGTCAGGCCCACACTAGCATGGTGCTACAGCTGAGGGGCCGCATCGTGGAAGACTTTGACCGGGAGTTCCGCTGTCTTTATGCCGAGTCAAGGCCCGTGGAGGGCTTCTGTGGAGGCGAAGATGCCCTCTCTCCCAGGGCACCGTGCCCTCGCCCAGTGGCCCTGGCCTTCAGGCCTGGCATTCCCAGCACATCCTCGTCGCCCTCCAGCACCAGCCTCAGTAGCATCAAGCGCTCCCCTCACGTAGGCCACTCCTCCTTTCTCGCTCTGCCAGGAGGCGGTGGCAGCAGTGACACGGGTATGGGATCCTCATCCCTGGGCTCTGCCCACTGTGAGGCCAATGGCCAGCCAGCCCTGCAACGCCAGCTGTCAGACGCTAACCATGGCCCCCTCCTAGGGCCCTACAGGGCCAACCTGGGCAAGCTGGGGGCGTTCCCATGGTCCCAGTCCTCCCCTGCCCTCAACCACGATAGCACTAGCCCCGTGAATCTGGCAGGGGGGTCACCTCTGCTTGTTCGCCCTCGTCCCCTCCTCCTGTTTCCCCGGGCTGTCCCACCTCTGTCCCGACTCCCAGAGAACGGGGTCCCAGGTAGCCAGGAACCTAGCCCCCCACGAGGCCGCTGGGTACCAGGCTCAGCCCTGGAGGCAGTAGAGGAGAATAAGGTGTCTCTGAGTCAGAGCCATGGCCGGCTGGATCTTCTCGTCCCCTTCTCCAGAGGACGAGAGGCAGGAGGCCCTGATTCTGGGGCGACCCCCAACTCAGGTTACCTGTGTCCTGGTGAGCAGGTCCTAGAGGACAGGCGGTTGGCCCCAAATCAGAGATACAACCAGCTGGATCTtctgccccaggcccagggtgCTGGGGGTGTCCCTGAGTCAGGTGACCCCCGACCTGGCCATCAGACCTCAGAGGACAAGAGACTGTCCccaaaccacagccatggccaatTGGACCTCCTGGTACAGTCCTCCAAGGCTGGGGACTCCAGAGTAACCCCAGAAGCCAACTCCTCAGCCAGGACGGGCAAGCAGGGTCCAGACGAGCGACGACAgaccctgggccacagccaccTGGACCTCATCACAAAGTTTGGCCCATTCCGGGGCGAGGGTCCTGGGCCCAATGATGTCCCCAGACCAAGCCCTGCTCGAAAGGCTGGAGTGGACTCTGGGGATGAGAAGCGGCTGACTCTGGGCCACAGCAAGCTGGACCTCATCACCAAGTATCATCAATTGCAGGGCACCAGGCAGGGACCTGAGCCTGGCCTCCTACGGGGCCCCACAGGTGGCCATCACAATGGCAATAGCAACGGCCTGTCTGAGAATGAGAAACGGTTGACCCTGGGCCACAGCAAACTGGACCTCATCACTAAGTACAACAAGTCCAAGTTCAAGCTGCTCCGAAGCCGCTTTGAGTCCTAG